A region of Crenobacter cavernae DNA encodes the following proteins:
- a CDS encoding DUF2779 domain-containing protein has protein sequence MTEEVNRRLAKVPIWLQTAEDVLAGSMPDVKTGKQCTSPYNCPYKALCEPLDPPRPEHPIELLPDAAGKKLANKLHLTKGYTSILDPTSDELQGAQADLYFRIQQAHRTGQQIVVPGADEVLAGYGYPRYYFDFEGIDLPVPLWTGVRPYEQIPFQWSCHIERAPGVFDHGEFLDLSGNDPSLACIQQMQKVINQYDNGPIFVYFATYERGRLQELKQRHPQYADLLQPYIDRLVDLLPIVKQHFYHPSMQGSFSIKKVLPVIAPDLDYGSLDEVHDGTGAQVAYLKAALEPHVPAQQKAETESNLRHYCRQDTWAMVEVAYFLAGVGRPVRPYGM, from the coding sequence GTGACAGAAGAGGTAAATAGGAGACTAGCAAAAGTACCCATCTGGCTTCAAACAGCAGAAGATGTACTCGCCGGTTCAATGCCCGATGTCAAGACGGGCAAACAATGCACATCCCCTTACAATTGCCCCTACAAGGCGCTCTGTGAACCGCTTGACCCACCCCGGCCGGAGCACCCTATCGAGCTACTTCCGGATGCGGCGGGAAAAAAGCTGGCAAATAAACTGCACCTGACCAAGGGTTACACTTCAATCCTGGACCCCACCTCAGACGAACTTCAGGGAGCGCAAGCTGACCTTTATTTCAGAATTCAGCAAGCACACCGCACGGGGCAACAAATCGTCGTCCCTGGTGCTGACGAGGTATTGGCCGGATACGGCTATCCACGTTACTACTTTGACTTCGAGGGTATCGACCTCCCTGTACCACTTTGGACAGGTGTGCGTCCTTATGAGCAAATTCCATTTCAATGGTCATGCCACATCGAACGTGCTCCGGGAGTCTTCGACCATGGTGAGTTTCTTGACCTAAGTGGCAATGACCCTTCGCTAGCATGTATCCAGCAAATGCAGAAAGTTATAAACCAATATGATAATGGTCCTATTTTTGTCTATTTTGCTACATACGAACGTGGCCGCTTACAGGAGCTAAAACAACGCCACCCTCAATATGCAGATTTGCTGCAACCCTACATTGACCGCCTTGTTGACTTGCTCCCAATTGTTAAACAGCACTTTTACCACCCCAGCATGCAAGGCTCCTTTTCAATCAAGAAAGTTCTTCCGGTCATAGCGCCGGATTTGGACTATGGTTCACTCGATGAAGTGCATGATGGCACAGGTGCTCAGGTTGCTTATCTAAAAGCGGCGTTGGAGCCGCATGTACCCGCTCAACAGAAGGCTGAAACAGAATCGAACTTGCGGCACTATTGCAGGCAGGACACTTGGGCGATGGTTGAGGTTGCCTATTTCCTTGCTGGAGTAGGGCGCCCAGTTCGCCCATACGGAATGTGA